A window from Fibrobacter sp. UWB11 encodes these proteins:
- a CDS encoding deaminase gives MNSSRAKLRDEVYTQMMCAQARLSKDQNTQMGAVLVSADGRVISTGYNGAPAGFDDETVPYTREKQLLAYDLLDADTGDLISHHEFEANKYPFMVHAEINALHYARGKVPPGSKLYVIGFPCERCSLDISLSGVAEVFVTKDDYDPKSTLNNSRDTAYYMFAQAGIVVTLCGKRIRPIVSKPEKK, from the coding sequence ATGAATAGTTCTAGAGCAAAGCTTCGCGACGAAGTCTATACACAGATGATGTGTGCACAGGCTCGTCTTTCCAAAGATCAGAATACCCAAATGGGCGCAGTTCTCGTCAGCGCAGATGGACGCGTCATCAGCACAGGTTACAATGGTGCTCCTGCAGGATTTGACGACGAGACCGTTCCGTACACCCGCGAAAAACAACTCCTCGCCTACGACCTTTTGGACGCCGACACGGGTGACCTCATCAGCCATCACGAATTCGAAGCGAACAAGTATCCGTTCATGGTCCACGCCGAAATCAACGCTCTCCATTACGCACGCGGCAAGGTTCCACCGGGATCAAAGCTCTACGTGATTGGCTTCCCTTGCGAACGCTGTTCTCTAGACATCAGCCTTTCCGGTGTTGCCGAAGTGTTCGTGACCAAGGATGATTACGACCCCAAGTCCACGCTGAACAACAGCCGCGATACAGCCTACTACATGTTCGCTCAAGCAGGAATCGTCGTGACGCTTTGCGGCAAACGCATTCGCCCAATTGTTTCGAAGCCTGAAAAGAAATAA
- a CDS encoding InlB B-repeat-containing protein → MLKSFYAFICLLIAGNAFAVVAVRDTIYIDYDLQGGTNNPENLSSYLYKYSDRSDAPSINFFPPTKDGAEFLGWYFNSSPYDNNAVTRADAAISVSRTQNGRLSLYARWGVKAKIPQLNESGCMLVHDAAELYGAVKIADSLLNKNHQICVSIENDIVVNKNLLAADGSPNEGTHYWWKPFKNFVGTIEGNGHTISGLYGNIGLVGQAGRGYNNVIQNLGIVDSYFAGNGYVGSFIANTLGFGTSLKNVYSTATLDSRGSYVGGLVGYARVQQDYCIDVTLETPISKAPRAANTYDNNHNAVTVENAYFAGRLVGYRGGGLVGGTDFSVFKNTFFVGTAEAKEIFSAISQKGLTQCQDFPDWKVVAENTFYLDSYTNDEFEASAASASAFSDGTVLEKLVNGSSYPIWTQDVGKDACPKLNGVYYDIAYDLAGGVNDSANPSYYKPKQEVLLKPASKNGDVFEGWFADSNFVTPLEKIESTDKGNNKIFAKWKSGYSITYVNDGSYYNAYHSAQKGNPTYRYADSATFVLKEPTKNGKTFVGWYSDSSFTTKVTELPTGNTEDIVLYAKWSAREIKIIYNLDGGTMGDAKNPETAMSGESILLKSPTREGFLFRGWIGPNGGNLDKLGDFDRSIYVNSKDDEFNLKAVWIYAPQKPATDADGCYLVTNVHELFYFDEIANNELSEKPPIKSCIKIMNDIVVNENMNKDYVDWHPMNYENIFAGIIYGNGHSISGLYMSCNFFYNDNYKAFYGLIENKPYQQIYPEVQNLYLANFYFANEYYDKVLLNVNGRDGVGGPRSGIRKTIDPTPLKKKYAPKYDVKGRNMKTRPNYGVYF, encoded by the coding sequence ATGTTGAAGTCATTTTATGCTTTTATTTGCTTGCTTATCGCGGGAAATGCTTTTGCCGTAGTTGCAGTTAGGGATACGATTTATATTGATTACGATTTGCAGGGAGGAACGAATAATCCTGAAAACTTATCTTCCTATTTGTATAAATATAGCGATCGCTCGGACGCCCCTTCAATTAATTTTTTCCCGCCCACCAAGGATGGTGCCGAGTTTCTGGGCTGGTATTTTAATTCATCTCCTTACGATAATAACGCTGTTACTCGTGCTGATGCAGCTATTTCTGTCAGCCGCACCCAAAATGGACGGTTGTCGCTTTATGCTCGCTGGGGAGTGAAGGCGAAAATCCCGCAACTGAATGAATCGGGATGTATGCTGGTTCACGATGCCGCAGAACTTTACGGTGCTGTGAAGATTGCCGATAGTCTATTAAATAAAAATCATCAAATCTGCGTTTCCATTGAGAATGATATTGTCGTCAACAAGAATCTCTTGGCAGCAGACGGTTCCCCGAACGAGGGAACTCATTATTGGTGGAAACCTTTTAAAAATTTTGTGGGCACGATCGAAGGGAACGGCCACACTATCTCGGGCTTGTATGGCAATATTGGCCTTGTTGGTCAAGCCGGGCGAGGTTATAACAATGTAATTCAAAATTTGGGAATCGTTGATTCTTATTTTGCTGGCAATGGTTATGTCGGTTCTTTTATTGCTAATACGCTAGGCTTTGGAACTTCACTGAAGAATGTTTATAGTACGGCTACTTTGGATAGCAGGGGGAGCTATGTCGGTGGTCTTGTCGGTTATGCCCGTGTTCAACAAGACTATTGTATAGATGTTACTCTTGAAACTCCGATAAGCAAAGCCCCTCGTGCAGCCAACACTTATGATAATAATCATAATGCGGTAACTGTAGAAAATGCTTATTTTGCTGGACGTTTGGTGGGGTATCGCGGAGGTGGCCTTGTGGGCGGGACTGATTTCTCCGTTTTCAAAAATACCTTCTTTGTAGGAACCGCTGAGGCAAAGGAGATTTTTTCGGCAATTAGCCAAAAAGGTCTGACTCAGTGTCAAGATTTTCCAGACTGGAAAGTTGTGGCTGAAAATACCTTTTACCTTGATTCCTATACTAATGACGAATTTGAAGCGAGTGCGGCTTCTGCCTCAGCTTTTTCCGATGGAACCGTTCTTGAAAAACTCGTGAATGGTTCCAGTTACCCCATCTGGACGCAAGATGTCGGGAAGGACGCTTGTCCAAAGCTGAACGGTGTGTATTACGACATTGCGTATGATTTGGCCGGTGGCGTCAATGACTCTGCAAATCCAAGCTACTACAAGCCAAAACAAGAAGTATTGCTGAAGCCTGCGTCAAAAAATGGCGATGTTTTTGAAGGCTGGTTTGCTGATTCAAACTTTGTAACTCCATTAGAAAAAATTGAATCTACAGATAAAGGAAATAATAAAATTTTTGCCAAGTGGAAAAGCGGGTATTCTATCACTTACGTGAACGATGGTTCTTATTATAATGCTTATCATTCTGCACAGAAAGGCAATCCGACTTACCGTTATGCGGATTCTGCAACGTTCGTGCTGAAAGAACCCACTAAAAACGGGAAAACTTTCGTTGGCTGGTACTCGGATTCTTCCTTTACAACTAAGGTAACGGAATTGCCCACGGGTAACACCGAAGATATTGTTCTTTATGCCAAATGGAGTGCCCGAGAAATCAAGATTATTTACAACTTGGACGGCGGCACAATGGGTGATGCGAAAAATCCGGAAACAGCAATGAGCGGAGAAAGTATTTTGCTTAAAAGTCCGACTCGTGAAGGATTCCTTTTTCGTGGCTGGATAGGCCCCAATGGTGGTAATTTGGATAAATTAGGTGACTTTGATCGTTCCATTTATGTCAATTCGAAAGACGATGAATTTAATTTGAAAGCTGTATGGATTTATGCACCTCAAAAACCAGCAACAGATGCTGACGGCTGTTATCTTGTAACGAATGTTCATGAACTGTTCTATTTTGACGAAATTGCAAACAATGAATTAAGCGAAAAACCGCCTATAAAATCCTGTATCAAAATCATGAACGATATCGTTGTGAACGAAAACATGAATAAAGATTATGTTGATTGGCATCCGATGAACTATGAAAATATTTTTGCAGGAATCATCTATGGAAACGGACATTCCATCAGTGGCTTGTATATGAGCTGTAATTTCTTCTATAACGATAACTATAAAGCTTTTTATGGGTTGATTGAAAATAAGCCTTACCAACAAATTTATCCAGAAGTGCAGAATTTATATCTCGCTAATTTCTATTTCGCCAATGAATATTATGATAAGGTTTTGCTCAATGTAAATGGTAGGGATGGTGTTGGTGGTCCGAGAAGCGGAATTCGCAAGACGATTGACCCGACACCGTTGAAGAAAAAATATGCCCCGAAGTATGATGTCAAAGGCCGCAATATGAAAACGCGACCGAACTATGGAGTGTACTTCTGA
- the hemA gene encoding glutamyl-tRNA reductase gives MRKIYMAGMSHKVAEIAIREKFYIPMDVKTEALSHSPFDELLILATCNRTEVYVASDRDMDTAELVRYVCSLAHQSYDDFAKFFYTKAGEDVVHHVMNVCAGLDSVAMGEDQILHQIDRAYETALQLKATGNSLNKLFQSAIHTTKRIKTETNLSKLSCNIPFLAMKQVQKTFDDLENRTVYIVGLGEMGSLMLKYVQENTTKIFASSKTFANAEKFGDVLTPVRFEDRYSVVGKSDVLILCSASQEPIITMDEFEKAIALCHPEREVSAAVTAPSKRLVVDLANPRNAEASIGDLPGVQYVCVDDLEQIVSENRRLRMIELEAAQKILQQGIEEFMQWYRMDDIAKDIHVFAEKMVSTANEESEKLLRSLPEVSDADKKRIQMMYERFAKKMANDYLYKVKDSNSAEDVLTYLKCLRECN, from the coding sequence ATGCGCAAGATTTACATGGCCGGAATGAGCCACAAGGTGGCTGAAATCGCGATTCGCGAAAAGTTTTATATCCCGATGGACGTCAAGACCGAGGCGTTGAGTCACTCTCCGTTTGACGAACTTTTGATTCTTGCCACTTGTAACCGCACTGAAGTTTACGTCGCAAGCGACCGCGATATGGATACCGCCGAATTGGTTCGCTATGTTTGCAGTCTAGCACACCAGAGCTATGATGATTTTGCAAAGTTCTTCTATACGAAGGCGGGCGAGGATGTTGTTCATCATGTAATGAACGTGTGTGCGGGGCTTGATTCCGTGGCCATGGGCGAAGACCAAATTTTGCACCAGATTGACCGTGCTTATGAAACCGCGCTCCAGCTCAAGGCGACGGGCAACAGTTTGAACAAGCTTTTCCAAAGCGCTATTCACACGACAAAGCGTATCAAGACTGAGACGAACTTGAGCAAGCTCAGCTGCAACATTCCTTTTTTGGCGATGAAGCAGGTGCAAAAGACTTTTGATGATTTGGAAAATCGTACGGTTTATATTGTCGGGCTTGGCGAAATGGGTTCGCTTATGCTCAAGTACGTGCAAGAGAATACGACGAAGATTTTTGCAAGTAGCAAGACTTTTGCCAATGCGGAAAAGTTCGGTGATGTATTGACTCCCGTCCGCTTTGAAGACCGCTACAGCGTTGTGGGTAAGAGTGATGTGTTGATTCTTTGCAGCGCAAGCCAAGAACCAATTATCACGATGGATGAATTTGAAAAAGCTATTGCATTGTGTCATCCTGAGAGAGAAGTTTCGGCTGCCGTGACAGCCCCTTCAAAGCGACTTGTTGTAGACCTCGCGAACCCGCGCAATGCGGAAGCCTCGATTGGTGATTTGCCCGGTGTGCAATATGTTTGCGTTGATGACTTGGAACAAATTGTATCTGAAAACCGCAGACTGCGAATGATTGAACTCGAAGCGGCGCAAAAAATTTTGCAACAAGGTATCGAAGAATTCATGCAGTGGTATCGCATGGACGATATTGCAAAGGATATTCACGTCTTTGCAGAAAAGATGGTGTCTACCGCGAATGAAGAATCCGAAAAGTTGCTGCGTTCGCTTCCGGAAGTGTCTGATGCGGACAAAAAACGCATCCAGATGATGTACGAGCGCTTTGCTAAAAAGATGGCAAATGATTATTTGTACAAGGTAAAAGATTCGAATTCGGCCGAAGATGTGCTGACGTATTTGAAATGTCTTCGCGAATGTAATTAG
- a CDS encoding FISUMP domain-containing protein encodes MIDKIWICCFALLAVGFLACSDSTPSSAEFRANFFTDSRDQQTYKLLDIGGRVWMAENLNYQENLEIVVDTVRGWSGCFNNSEDFCEKQGRLYEWDVAMNACPDGWELPSKADFDSLFAAVGGPEYAADSLKSRGFISEIQGGYHFMEYFSFFENYAYFWTRDEVRGSNARSVMFENGRSSASFDETYEKFALSVRCVQGKN; translated from the coding sequence ATGATTGATAAAATATGGATTTGCTGTTTCGCTTTGCTTGCCGTTGGCTTTTTAGCCTGTTCTGATTCGACTCCGTCCAGTGCGGAATTTCGAGCAAATTTTTTTACCGATTCTCGTGACCAGCAAACATACAAGCTTTTGGATATTGGTGGGCGAGTGTGGATGGCTGAAAATCTCAATTATCAAGAAAATTTGGAGATAGTTGTTGATACTGTTCGCGGTTGGTCCGGTTGTTTTAATAATAGTGAAGATTTCTGTGAAAAACAGGGGCGGCTCTACGAATGGGATGTGGCGATGAATGCTTGCCCAGATGGCTGGGAACTTCCGTCCAAGGCAGATTTCGATAGCTTGTTTGCGGCGGTGGGCGGCCCTGAATATGCAGCGGATTCTCTAAAATCGCGTGGCTTTATCTCGGAAATCCAGGGCGGATATCATTTTATGGAGTATTTTAGCTTTTTTGAAAATTATGCTTATTTTTGGACCCGAGACGAGGTCCGGGGGAGCAACGCTCGTAGTGTGATGTTCGAAAATGGACGTTCTAGCGCATCTTTTGATGAAACATACGAGAAATTTGCCTTATCTGTGAGGTGTGTCCAAGGAAAAAATTGA
- a CDS encoding peptidase-C39 like family protein produces MDLKILPQPDDVTCGPTSLHAVYSYLGYNIPLKKLISEIEFLEEGGTLGVFLGIDALKRGFKATIYSYNLKIFDPTWSKLKMPELREKLVALHKAKHAPKLKKAIDAYIRFIDLGGTVATADLRASMFEGYFKRGIPVLCGLSATYLYRSPREYTNDNDQSVFDDIHGEPMGHFVVLYGLDEKKQFMVADPDCTNPMANGPYYKVDKFRLIHSILLGVMTYDGNILVVEKK; encoded by the coding sequence ATGGATTTGAAAATACTCCCTCAGCCAGACGATGTTACGTGCGGACCCACTAGCCTACACGCTGTTTATTCTTATCTTGGCTATAATATTCCCCTTAAAAAACTCATTTCCGAAATTGAATTTTTGGAAGAAGGCGGCACGCTAGGTGTATTCCTGGGTATAGACGCCCTCAAACGCGGATTCAAGGCTACAATTTATTCTTACAATTTAAAGATTTTTGACCCGACGTGGAGCAAGCTCAAGATGCCCGAACTCCGCGAAAAACTGGTCGCCTTGCACAAGGCAAAACATGCACCTAAGCTTAAAAAAGCAATTGACGCCTATATTAGATTTATCGACTTGGGCGGAACAGTCGCTACGGCAGACCTTCGCGCTAGCATGTTCGAAGGCTATTTCAAGCGCGGCATCCCTGTTCTTTGCGGCTTAAGCGCCACCTACCTTTATCGTTCCCCTCGCGAATACACCAACGATAACGACCAATCAGTTTTTGACGACATTCATGGCGAACCGATGGGCCATTTTGTGGTGCTTTACGGGCTTGACGAAAAAAAGCAATTCATGGTCGCAGACCCTGATTGTACAAACCCGATGGCAAACGGTCCTTACTATAAAGTGGACAAATTCCGTCTGATTCACAGCATTCTGTTGGGTGTCATGACTTATGACGGAAATATTCTTGTTGTGGAGAAAAAATAA
- the tgt gene encoding tRNA guanosine(34) transglycosylase Tgt, with product MNENPFELLKTSGRSKARLGVIHTAHGDVTTPVFMPVGTAATVKGLTSRDIRELDAEIILANTYHLYLRPGTKLIAEAGGVQKFMSWNRPMLTDSGGFQVWSLKLFRKITEEGVQFKSLLDGSRHLFTPASVMNAQREIGADIIMAFDECTPYPSTVEEAEKSLALTLKWTREAKEWLEKNPPIHGYPQYFFGIVQGGMHKELRQKSIEALKEIKPDGYAMGGLSVGEPVETMYEIADFCTNLLPEDRARYVMGVGTPWNLIELVKRGVDMCDCILPAKNAQDGLVYTHQGVLRYKGAKFAHQHDLPLDPNCNCYCCRNYSRAYLRHLFKEKEPLGWTLAAIHNLHFYIHLMKDVKSNIADDTFEEWADEQVKMLQENAG from the coding sequence GTGAACGAAAACCCTTTTGAACTTTTAAAAACAAGCGGCCGCAGCAAGGCTCGCCTTGGTGTTATCCATACGGCGCACGGAGACGTGACGACGCCCGTGTTTATGCCTGTAGGGACTGCGGCTACGGTCAAGGGGCTCACGAGCCGCGACATCCGCGAACTTGATGCAGAAATCATCTTGGCGAATACGTACCACCTTTACTTGCGACCGGGCACAAAACTGATTGCCGAAGCGGGGGGCGTGCAAAAGTTCATGAGCTGGAACCGTCCGATGCTCACGGACAGCGGCGGATTTCAGGTGTGGAGTTTAAAGCTGTTCCGCAAGATTACCGAAGAGGGCGTCCAGTTTAAAAGTTTGTTGGACGGCTCACGTCATTTGTTCACTCCTGCAAGTGTGATGAATGCACAACGCGAAATCGGTGCGGATATCATCATGGCTTTTGATGAATGTACTCCGTACCCGAGTACGGTCGAGGAGGCCGAAAAGTCGCTTGCGCTCACGCTTAAGTGGACGCGCGAAGCAAAGGAATGGCTAGAGAAAAATCCTCCGATTCACGGCTATCCGCAGTATTTCTTTGGAATTGTCCAAGGCGGTATGCACAAGGAATTGCGCCAGAAGTCCATCGAAGCGCTCAAGGAAATTAAGCCAGACGGTTATGCGATGGGTGGGCTTTCGGTGGGCGAGCCTGTCGAGACGATGTATGAAATTGCCGACTTTTGTACAAACTTATTGCCCGAAGATCGCGCCCGCTATGTAATGGGTGTGGGGACTCCGTGGAATTTGATTGAACTTGTAAAGCGAGGCGTGGACATGTGCGATTGCATTTTGCCTGCGAAAAACGCTCAGGATGGTTTAGTTTATACACACCAAGGCGTGCTGCGATACAAGGGCGCTAAATTTGCGCATCAGCACGATTTGCCGCTTGATCCGAATTGCAATTGCTATTGCTGCCGTAATTATAGTCGTGCATATTTGCGTCATCTTTTCAAGGAAAAGGAACCGCTTGGCTGGACGCTTGCGGCCATTCATAATTTGCATTTTTATATCCACTTGATGAAAGATGTTAAATCTAACATTGCAGACGATACCTTCGAAGAATGGGCTGATGAACAAGTGAAAATGCTGCAAGAAAATGCGGGATAA
- a CDS encoding Lrp/AsnC family transcriptional regulator — protein MLCQKLLAIIQDGFPLVERPYKALAEMLNVSEQEVFDEVEKMRASGVIRRIGGVYDSKKLGFISRLCAGMVPASEKDFSVEPHEQTAMEKFAAAVNDEHAITHNYIRSHKYNVWFTVIAENESEILTIVDKICAVTELRDVHVLTATKKYKINTVMGAKAPVDCDCKKNDDATKNVIASHTCSERQRGRLARQSTAGVLTEVDKSRIRTACDDIPHTLTPFKDWGVSCDELRKDIEAKRMRRFGAILRHQDAGFPCNAMVCFRLNEEPFADSRHSDNPALRHSDNRRLEESSKILDLAKKHFISHCYERPTFEGFPYNVYAMMHAQTPEELDGYIKESAALLGNPEYVVLHSLKELKKTSFKFFA, from the coding sequence ATGTTGTGCCAAAAACTTCTCGCGATTATTCAAGACGGCTTTCCGTTGGTGGAACGCCCGTATAAAGCGCTTGCGGAAATGTTGAACGTTTCAGAACAAGAAGTTTTTGATGAAGTTGAGAAAATGCGTGCTTCAGGCGTGATTCGCCGTATCGGTGGCGTTTACGATTCCAAGAAACTTGGCTTTATATCTCGTTTGTGCGCAGGGATGGTGCCTGCATCGGAAAAAGATTTTTCGGTGGAACCACATGAGCAGACTGCAATGGAAAAATTCGCGGCGGCTGTAAATGATGAGCACGCGATTACGCATAATTACATCCGCAGTCACAAATACAATGTATGGTTTACTGTCATTGCTGAAAATGAATCTGAAATTTTGACGATTGTGGATAAAATTTGTGCCGTAACAGAACTGCGCGATGTTCATGTTCTCACCGCTACAAAGAAGTACAAAATCAATACGGTGATGGGGGCTAAAGCTCCAGTAGACTGTGATTGCAAAAAAAATGATGATGCTACAAAGAACGTCATTGCAAGCCACACCTGCTCCGAGCGACAGCGTGGGAGGCTGGCGCGGCAATCCACTGCGGGTGTGTTAACTGAAGTTGACAAGTCCCGTATTCGCACGGCTTGTGACGACATTCCGCATACGCTCACTCCGTTCAAGGATTGGGGCGTTTCATGCGATGAACTTCGCAAAGATATTGAGGCCAAACGTATGCGTCGTTTTGGTGCTATTCTACGGCATCAAGATGCAGGATTCCCCTGCAATGCGATGGTATGTTTTAGATTAAATGAGGAACCGTTTGCGGACTCTCGTCATTCAGACAATCCAGCCTTACGTCATTCTGACAACCGAAGGTTGGAAGAATCCAGTAAAATTCTTGATCTTGCAAAAAAGCATTTTATTTCACATTGTTACGAACGTCCGACTTTTGAAGGATTTCCGTATAACGTATATGCTATGATGCACGCTCAGACTCCAGAAGAATTGGATGGCTACATTAAGGAATCTGCGGCTCTGCTAGGCAATCCCGAATATGTTGTCCTCCATTCCCTCAAGGAACTCAAGAAGACGAGCTTCAAGTTTTTTGCTTAG
- the hemC gene encoding hydroxymethylbilane synthase, whose translation MKLRVATRKSALALAQTTMAADAIGVPYELVSMTTEGDRRLDKSLASFGGKGVFIKELEVALLEGRADIAIHSLKDMPAEVLPQFKLAAVLKREDPRDAFLSRGGAEGTRFMDLPAGTRVGTGSIRRIVQLKALRPDIEYVSIRGNIQTRIGKLAELDGVVLAAAGLKRMGLADQVTEYFSTEQVLPASGQGILAIETLNDENPQESRGPGHADLSQILARANDVATFCIASAEMAYLKALNAGCQFPVASFAEFVNDGSCEKNADRIAQSLKIRGIYWDEKSEKLLRAEVSGCIDLNSADCVLQAKNLGIELAQKIQKQL comes from the coding sequence ATGAAACTTCGTGTAGCGACTCGCAAAAGTGCTTTGGCTTTGGCCCAGACAACGATGGCTGCTGATGCTATCGGTGTGCCTTACGAACTTGTTTCCATGACAACCGAAGGCGACCGCCGTTTGGACAAGTCTCTTGCTAGTTTTGGCGGCAAGGGCGTGTTCATCAAGGAATTGGAAGTTGCGCTTCTTGAAGGTCGTGCGGATATTGCGATTCACAGTTTGAAGGATATGCCTGCCGAGGTATTGCCGCAGTTCAAGCTTGCTGCTGTTTTGAAGCGTGAAGACCCACGTGATGCTTTCCTTTCGCGCGGTGGCGCTGAAGGTACTCGTTTTATGGATTTGCCTGCTGGCACTCGCGTTGGAACGGGTAGTATTCGCCGTATTGTTCAGCTGAAAGCGCTTCGTCCGGATATTGAATATGTGTCGATTCGTGGAAACATCCAGACGCGTATTGGTAAACTTGCAGAACTCGATGGCGTTGTACTTGCGGCCGCTGGGCTCAAGCGTATGGGGCTTGCAGACCAAGTGACGGAATATTTTAGCACCGAACAAGTGCTCCCCGCTAGTGGTCAGGGGATTTTAGCGATTGAAACTTTGAATGATGAAAACCCTCAAGAGTCGCGCGGCCCCGGTCATGCGGACCTTTCGCAAATTCTCGCTCGTGCGAACGATGTTGCTACATTCTGCATTGCCTCTGCGGAAATGGCTTATTTGAAGGCGCTCAATGCTGGTTGCCAATTCCCGGTCGCAAGTTTTGCGGAATTTGTTAACGATGGTTCTTGCGAAAAGAATGCTGATAGAATTGCGCAGTCTTTGAAAATTCGCGGTATATACTGGGACGAAAAGTCGGAAAAACTCCTCCGTGCTGAAGTCTCCGGATGTATCGATTTGAACTCTGCGGATTGCGTTCTGCAAGCTAAGAATTTGGGCATTGAACTTGCTCAAAAAATCCAAAAGCAATTGTGA
- a CDS encoding N-formylglutamate amidohydrolase, protein MKAPALMITCEHASNAVPDFVLRALRDSKIPDEVLASHRGYDIGAYNIFSNLVKRLKPDFHCSSRFSRLVVDMNRSSTSKSFYSEYTASLPSAVKEYMFTLWKKYREKIENFVSGIISARERKIEKEAPLKVIHLGIHSFTPVLNDVERDADVGILYDPARPTEAKIATALIKSIHERAPWLKIRKNYPYLGKSDGLTTTLRQKFGPSYAGLEIEINQKLLSK, encoded by the coding sequence ATGAAAGCACCGGCACTGATGATTACCTGCGAACATGCGAGCAACGCTGTGCCGGATTTCGTCCTGCGCGCTCTCCGCGATTCAAAGATTCCCGATGAAGTTCTCGCCTCTCACCGCGGTTACGACATCGGTGCGTACAACATATTTTCAAATCTTGTAAAACGGCTAAAACCGGACTTTCACTGTTCAAGCCGTTTTTCGCGCCTGGTGGTCGACATGAACCGCAGTTCGACAAGCAAGTCGTTCTATTCGGAATATACAGCAAGTTTACCAAGCGCAGTCAAAGAGTACATGTTTACTCTTTGGAAAAAATACCGTGAGAAAATCGAAAACTTTGTTTCCGGAATAATTTCCGCAAGAGAGCGAAAAATCGAAAAAGAAGCCCCTCTCAAAGTCATCCACTTGGGGATTCACAGTTTCACCCCGGTCTTGAACGACGTAGAGCGAGATGCCGACGTGGGAATTCTTTATGACCCCGCACGCCCCACCGAAGCAAAAATTGCAACGGCACTCATCAAGAGCATTCACGAACGTGCACCGTGGCTCAAAATCCGCAAGAACTACCCCTATTTGGGTAAATCCGACGGTCTCACCACAACGCTAAGGCAAAAGTTTGGCCCAAGCTACGCCGGACTGGAAATTGAAATTAACCAGAAATTGCTGAGCAAATAA
- the nirJ1 gene encoding putative heme d1 biosynthesis radical SAM protein NirJ1, whose protein sequence is MISITKLLMDTPNFGDSLRYEPHAHAAKNGVGAGRGPVVVWNCTKTCNLKCVHCYARSEAIKYQNELSHEEGIKLIDQLAEFNVPVLLFSGGEPLLRPDFFELANYAASKGIRPTISTNGTCITPDVAQKLKAMGVGYVGISLDGCEETHDKFRGKPGAYQLALRGIRNCVATGQKVGLRFTITKYNFQDLNAIFDLLEAENIDRVCFYHLVYSGRGSAMVANDLTHEESRKVMDLIIDRTLDFKKRGINKEILTVDNHADAVYLYQRMKRENPERAEKILDLIKRNGGNRSGMAFGNIDSIGNVHPDQFTQYITLGNVRERSFGDIWTDLSNPIMAGLKDRKPLLKGRCPKCAFLNLCNGNFRTRAEAVTGDFWAEDPACYLTDEEIGL, encoded by the coding sequence ATGATCAGTATCACTAAGCTTTTGATGGACACCCCGAATTTTGGGGATTCTCTTCGTTACGAACCTCATGCGCATGCTGCGAAGAATGGCGTGGGGGCGGGGCGCGGTCCCGTGGTAGTTTGGAATTGCACGAAGACTTGTAATTTGAAGTGCGTTCACTGTTATGCGCGTTCTGAGGCGATTAAGTACCAGAACGAGCTTTCGCACGAAGAGGGAATCAAGCTTATTGATCAGCTCGCCGAATTTAATGTGCCGGTGCTGTTGTTCAGTGGTGGCGAACCGCTTTTGCGTCCGGACTTTTTTGAACTTGCAAACTACGCAGCAAGCAAGGGTATTCGTCCGACGATTTCGACGAACGGCACTTGCATCACGCCGGATGTGGCGCAGAAACTTAAGGCAATGGGTGTGGGCTATGTGGGCATCAGCTTGGATGGCTGCGAAGAAACTCATGACAAGTTCCGCGGTAAGCCGGGCGCATACCAGCTCGCATTGCGCGGTATTCGCAACTGTGTGGCAACGGGTCAGAAGGTGGGCCTCCGCTTTACGATTACGAAGTACAATTTTCAAGACTTGAACGCCATTTTTGATTTGCTGGAAGCAGAGAACATAGACAGAGTTTGTTTCTATCACCTTGTCTATAGCGGTCGTGGAAGTGCGATGGTTGCAAACGACTTAACTCATGAAGAGAGCCGCAAGGTGATGGACTTGATTATTGATCGTACGCTTGACTTTAAGAAACGCGGGATCAACAAGGAAATCTTGACGGTCGATAACCATGCCGATGCCGTTTATCTGTACCAGCGCATGAAGCGTGAAAATCCAGAACGTGCTGAAAAGATTTTGGATTTGATTAAGCGCAATGGCGGTAACCGCAGTGGCATGGCGTTTGGCAATATCGATAGCATTGGTAACGTGCATCCGGACCAGTTTACGCAATACATTACGCTCGGGAATGTGCGCGAACGTAGCTTTGGCGATATTTGGACGGACTTGTCGAACCCGATTATGGCGGGGCTCAAGGACCGTAAGCCTCTTTTAAAGGGACGTTGTCCGAAGTGCGCTTTCTTGAATTTGTGCAATGGCAATTTCCGTACGCGTGCTGAGGCTGTGACAGGCGACTTCTGGGCAGAAGACCCTGCTTGCTATTTGACGGATGAAGAAATTGGACTGTAA